The following DNA comes from Mucilaginibacter jinjuensis.
AAGTATAGTAAGGGGCGAGGCTAACGCAACCATGTCGGGCGCTATTGTAGGTTATAGCATTGCACCGGTATCTGTACAGGCAACTAATACAACCACTGCGCCGCCTATTGCAAGCGCCAGCCGTTTAACAATTACAGTGAATGTAAAGTATGTAAATGATGTGGATAAGAAGCTTAATTTCGAACAGTCTTTTTCACAATATGCTAATTTTACAGGCGATATAGGAACCCAGGAACAAGCCATTATAGCCACGATTTTACCAAAGCTAACCGAAGATATTTTTAACAAAGCCTTTGCCAATTGGTAGGCAATTAGTACTTTCATCACGTGGAGCAGCAGGTAAATGATCGAATGACGGAAGCCGTGTGGAATGTATTAGCCAATCCGGCTGATACCCAGCTGTATATTGATGAACTGAAAAGTTTGATAAATAAGTATCC
Coding sequences within:
- the lptE gene encoding LptE family protein codes for the protein MFRRTLFSILAIVVLSCVSQSCSYRLDAASIPPALKTINVEFFENNAPFVVNNLSQNFTEALKTKIRSQTRLSIVRGEANATMSGAIVGYSIAPVSVQATNTTTAPPIASASRLTITVNVKYVNDVDKKLNFEQSFSQYANFTGDIGTQEQAIIATILPKLTEDIFNKAFANW